The following are encoded together in the Peromyscus leucopus breed LL Stock chromosome 1, UCI_PerLeu_2.1, whole genome shotgun sequence genome:
- the LOC114684477 gene encoding vomeronasal type-1 receptor 4-like, whose product MDFWNMTFKIIFLSQTTVGILGNFSLLYYFQVHYGESKLKPTNLIHMHLMAANTLIILSTGVPTTIAAFGLKHFLSNSACRLILYIQRVGRSVSIGTTCLLSVFQVITISHKECCCKDLKVKASKHICCSIALLWVLYMLINVIFLLYPLTESKNLTRKQDFEYCFIAGRNEINDSLYSALVVCPEIFFSLLMAWSSGSMVVILYRHKQRVQNIRSTRGSGRICFESKATQSILALVSIFLSFCTLSSILQGCVALLYNHSWWLVNINCLISLGFPCFAPFVLINSYSVVPRLRLSLVWIRNKVSNSYFKYVNDTFLFFFVSRCLLYHLPQNVSRESERVGVLSFNN is encoded by the coding sequence ATGGACTTCTGGAATATGACCTTCAAAATCATTTTCTTATCACAAACTACAGttggaattctgggaaatttcTCTCTCCTTTACTACTTTCAAGTTCATTATGGAGAAAGCAAATTAAAGCCAACAAATTTGATACACATGCACTTAATGGCAGCCAACACTTTGATCATTCTTTCTACAGGAGTGCCTACCACAATCGCAGCTTTTGGGTTGAAGCACTTTTTAAGCAATTCTGCATGCAGATTAATTCTGTACATTCAAAGAGTTGGCCGGAGTGTGTCCATTGGCACCACCTGCCTCTTAAGTGTCTTCCAAGTCATCACCATCAGTCACAAGGAATGCTGCTGTAAGGATCTAAAAGTCAAAGCTTCAAAGCACATTTGCTGCTCCATTGCCCTCCTCTGGGTTTTGTACATGTTGataaatgtcattttcttgttGTACCCACTTACTGAAAGTAAAAATCTGACAAGAAAACAAGATTTTGAATACTGTTTCATTGCAGGGAGGAATGAAATCAATGATTCACTCTATTCAGCACTTGTGGTGTGCCCTGAaatcttcttttctttgctcATGGCCTGGTCCAGTGGCTCCATGGTTGTCATTCTGTATAGACACAAACAGAGGGTTCAAAATATCCGTAGCACTCGTGGTTCAGGTAGAATCTGCTTTGAGTCCAAAGCCACCCAGAGCATCCTGGCCCTGGTGTCTATCTTCCTGTCTTTTTgtactctctcctccatcttacaAGGCTGTGTTGCTCTTTTGTACAATCACAGTTGGTGGCTGGTGAACATCAACTGCCTCATTTCTCTGGGTTTTCCCTGTTTTGCACCATTTGTTCTTATaaattcttactctgtggttcCTAGACTCAGACTCAGTTTGGTTTGGATAAGGAATAAAGTCTCTAATTCTTATTTTAAGTATGTAAATGatacgtttttgtttttttttgtatccaGGTGCTTACTTTACCATCTCCCTCAGAATGTCAGTAGAGAAAGTGAAAGAGTTGGTGTCTTGTCCTTTAACAATTAA